One Candidatus Nitrotoga arctica genomic window, CCCACAGTATTTCAATATTTTGTGAATAGTTATTCATGTCAAAAGTGCTGTCTCATTAGAACTGAATGTCTAAATTTGAGTGAAACAAAAAAGTAGCGTTTTTAAATATTGAGCATGAAATTTTGAATGCTGCGCTCGCGGCATACCGCTTTACACTCGCGGAAATCATACGATCGAGTTTTAGCAGTATCCACCGAAATGAAGATGTTCAACCAAAATATCTTTTAGACATAAAACCCTTTATAGATTAAATAACACTCCCATGGATCGATTTGGAACTTTAAATAAATCAATGGTATTCGTTTCAGACGAAAAATCTGTGTTTAAAAATTTCATTAGCCAAAAATTAAGGAATTTTCTTATTTACTTTTTATATTTTCCATCCTACTATTTGCATTGTAGGAATGCGGTGACTTTCGCCCCTGCTCAACTATCCTCATAAATTTTTTATTTAAGGAGCTAATCATGAATAAAGTTATTATTAATTTTGCTATTGTTTCCTGTTTTGCATTAGGAGCGACGTTAGCGCACGCTGATAACGGCAAAGCGGGAAAGAGCGTTAATTATTATCAAGCATATGATCCGCATGGTGTTGCGCAAACTGGCCCTGGAGGCGCTCAGGGGGTTATGCATCCTAAACATCCTATTCAAATGCAGTCCGATGAGGGAGTCGCTTCTCCTAATGCGCCTACACCCCCAATTAAAGAGATGAATGATCCAGGGCATAGAAAAGTAGACGGCGCATAAGCTGAAAAAGTTGATGCCGAAAGTTTGTACATCAGGTCGTGCCCTCCCATAACATATAGGGAGGGCTCAATAAAACTGATAGCTCGAAGTACAATGCCCTAATAAACTATCCAGACTGTAAGAAATCGTCTCCCTGCTACTCTAGATCTTGCGTCCAGTGTTCGGATCCAGCCCACCGTTTAGCTCTGCTAAACAAAACAGCAAAAAAACTATCGTTGGTCCGAAATTATTCGACCACTACAGTTGAATTTAGTCTATGAAATAAATAGAAGTACAGTATTTTCATCATATCCCATTAGAAGTGTTTCGCATCTTCCGCAAGATTCCAGATTGTTTCGTTCACTGTTACAGGTTGATTTGAAGTGGACGTGCGTCCCCGGTTTTAATTTGCCACTTAAATTCACTTACGAAAGTTACCCTTCAGCGTTGAGTCTGCCCGTGGATGCTGGATTGAATTAGCATAACTTTAAATTTTTGCGAAAATTTAAAGATTACGAATTGCAATTGACCATGTAGAAACGCATATAGGTACTGTTGAATGATATTATTCGGTGCATGATTGCAGTATTCGCAATGCACAAAACCATGATTAAAAAATTCGCAATATAAAAATTAATAGGTATCAAAAATGATTCAACCTACACCACAACACGAACAGGAGAACAAAACCATGACATTTGTGAATGAATACGTCCCAGAGGAGGACATTAAGAAATACGGATTAGAGGAAATTAACCAGTGTTATGGCAAAGCAAATGTGCGGCCTGATTGGACTATTGATCGTGAAAATGACATCTATCTTCGATGGATCATGTCAGGCGAAGACGAATTCCGGAATCAGCACGACTTCACCTTTTACTGGAAAGGAACATTGATATTTGTCCGGCTTCGGATTAGCAATGGAAAAGTACTGGGTTCCAGAGGTTGGGCAAACTGGAGGCTGGTTATAATGAATCTGCCAGAAGAGTTACAGGAAAAAAAACCGGAGATCATTACTGACTTGAAAGCAGCTCTGACGGTTTATAAAGATTTCGGGGTTTATTCGACCTTGGTGGAACACACTGCTTCTTTTGAATTCTAAGGCAGCGCTAATTAATTCGCGTTTCAGAATTTCACACAGTTAAGAATCAATTTGTTACGCGCGCAATTCCGAGAAATTTTGAATTAATCAGCTTCTCCCTAAAAACTACAGTCGATGGCTATGTAATTGCGATTTGACATGACGGCATTCCAAAGCACATAAAAAATATGGCAGTATGTAGTAAGTGCTTTTTATTTGATCCGAAGAAAAACTTGCTTGGCCTGGCTTCACTCAGGGTATAAAGCAACACGGTATTGGCTCCATAAAAATAAATACTTATATCGAAACCGCGCGCCACTTTTTTATTTCGTTTTGGACAAATTTTTAGAAGTAAGTAGACTCTCCGGTTCTAATGTGCTGCTATTTACCAGCACTACTTTATGGCGTGACAGTGCCCCTTGCTTTAGCTCGACGTTGCGTAGTGGAACATTAAAGCTATCAGCAATGAAGCGCAGCAGCGCTTCATTGGCACGTCCCTCAATGGGTGGAGCGGCTAGGCGAATCTTCAGTGCATCGCCATGCAAACCAATCACCTTACTGCTTTTGGCACCTGGTTGAACATATAGCATCAACGTAATGACATTTTCTTTGTGGTGATACCACACGTTTAAAACAGGCTCAAGACTAAGTTTTCCAACCAACGCAGCGGCACAATGAGGATGAGTTGGCACACGATAAGTAATACAAGTAAGGTGAGATCTATATTACCGAAGGGTGGGATACGCCGTTGCAGGGGTAGAAGGAAAGGCTGCGTCACCGCGGCCATCAAACCAGCCATCGGTGAATGGGGGTTAAACCACGATAATAGTGCCTGAATAAACAGTGCCGCCATGAGCAAGTATAGACTGAGCTTGAGCAGCTTGACCGCTGTCCACATAAGCAGTCCGAGCACGGGGAAGTCAATAGGCAAACCTTGTAACCAGAGCGTGGCGGCGAGATAAATCGCTTCCACCACGAAAGCCAGCAGCAAGGTGGCGATATCGAAACCACGGGCAGAAGGAATAAACCGGCGCGCTCGCAGTACCAAAAAATTGGTAATCGTCATAATGAATGCACCCAGTGGATTACGCATCGGTGCGCGTAACCATTGCAAGTGGAAGCGCAGTAGCAATATGACAGCGAACGGCTGCAACAATGTGTCAAACAAAAATTGTAGTGCTTCACTCAGCATGGCGCACTCCCCAGTTCGTCTCCCATTTCCTTGGCACGCCTGGCCGCAGCTTGCACCGCTGTAATAATATGTTGCTTAACCGAATTGGCGTCCATGCTTAGTAGGGCGCGCTCGGTCGTGCCATTTTTGGAAGTAACGCGCGCGCGCAGCACGCTCACATCATCGCTACTGGCATCGGCAAGTTTAACTGCACCGCTGAATGTGTTAATTGCCAAATGGCGCGCCGTTTCAGCATCGAAGCCAAGTTCGCTGGCCGCCTGTTGTAGCGCCTCGATAAAATAAAACACATAGGCGGGGCCACTGCCTGACACCGCAGTAACCCCATCCATCATTTCTTCGTCTTTTAGCCATATCGTGCTACCCACCGCAGCGAGTATGGTTTGCGCTGTGTCGCACTGCACCTGGCTTACCGCCGGTAGCGCATACAAGCCAGTAATTCCACTCTGAATTAAAGCAGGCGTATTGGGCATGGCGCGCACAATGTTTTGCGAACCCAGCCAATGCGCCAGATCAGCGGCGCGAATACCGGCCGCTATCGAGATCAGTAATTGCCCAGTCAACAATGGAGCCAGACTGATTGCGACCTCGTGCAACTGCTGCGGCTTGACCGCTAATACAATTACATCACTGCCCGCCACCCCCGCTTCCAGTTCGGTTACCGCTTGCACCCCAAATTCATTGTGTAACTTGGCATGGTGGCTCACATTGATTTCCACTACGCTTACCTGCGCAGCAACAAAATTCTGTTTAAGCAAGCCGCCAATGAGTGCGGTCGCCATGTTGCCGCCCCCGATAAAACAAACTTTCATTGATTTCCTCCGTAATTTCTTTCGCCAAAGATTGCCGTGCCGATGCGCACGATGGTCGCCCCTTCCAATATTGCGGCACTGAAATCATGCGACATTCCCATCGATAGAGTATCCAGTGCCAACCCTTGCGTATTGATCTGCTGCATAAGTTCGTGCAGTTTTAAAAATGGTATGCGTTGGGCTTCCATCCCTTCAGCGGGCGCAGGAATGGCCATCAACCCACGCAATTCAAGTTGTGGCAAACTCGCCACAGCCTGTGCCAGCTCCACCAATCCGCCAGGCGCTATACCGCTTTTGCTGTCTTCTCCGCTCACATTAACCTGTATACATACATTGAGTGGCGGCAAACTGGCTGGCCGCTGTGCTGACAGGCGTTCAGCGATCTTCAGCCTGTCAATGCTGTGTACCCATGCGAAATGCGTTGCAATGGCCCGCGTTTTATTACTCTGTACCGGCCCGATGAAATGCCACTGTAGCGGCAAGTCACGTAGCAGCTCAATTTTATCCAAGGCTTCCTGGATGTAACTTTCACCGAAAGCGCGTTGACCGGCCTGGCACGCTTCGCGCACTGCAACAGCAGAAAATCCCTTGCTCACCGCCAGCAGCTCAATACTTTCCTTGCGTCGTTGAGCCATGTAAGCTGCCTGTGTAATAGCATGATTGACAACTTGCAAGTTGGAAGTGATCGCGGTCATAATTAACTGGTCGTTGAATCGAATGCTTCATTAATTTTTGATGAGTGCACAGTATTTTGTTTGATAGGCATCAATGTGAAGGTGCGGTAGAGGCGCTATTAGTCGCGCCCCCTGACTTATTTTCATGCGATAGTTCAGTTCTGCGAATTAACTAGGATTATATATGGACATTACCGAACTGCTTGCTTTTGGTGTCAAAAACAAGGCTTCCGATTTGCACCTATCTGCTGGGTTGCCGCCGATGATTCGTGTGCATGGTGACATACGCAAAATCAACCTGCCAGCGATGCTACATACGGAAGTGCACGCCATGGTATATGACATCATGAACGATGGGCAGCGCAAAATTTATGAAGAAAATAAAGAAATCGATTTCTCTTTTGAGATCCCGGGACTCGCACGTTTTCGCGTAAATGCCTTTGTCCATCAGCGCGGTGCAGGTGCGGTGATGCGTACCATTCCATCTAAAATATTGACCTTGGCAGACCTCAAGGCCCCCAAAATTTTGGAGTCTATTGCCGATTATCCGCGTGGCATGGTGTTAGTGACTGGCCCGACTGGATCGGGTAAGTCTACCACGTTGGCCGCGATGGTTAATCATCGCAATGAACATGAAATGGGGCACATCCTGACCGTGGAGGATCCGATTGAATTTGTCCACGAAAGTAAAAAGTGTTTGGTCAACCAGCGCGAAGTCGGCGCGCATACTTTGTCATTTCAAAACGCTTTACGTAGCGCATTGCGCGAAGACCCGGACATTATCCTGGTAGGTGAAATGCGCGACTTAGAAACGATACGCCTGGCCATGTCTGCGGCTGAAACCGGTCATTTGGTATTTGGAACACTCCATACCAGTTCTGCGGCCAAGACCATCGACCGCATCATTGACGTTTTCCCCGCGGACGAAAAGGAAATGGTGCGCGCCATGCTGTCAGAATCACTGCGAGCAGTCATTTCCCAAACCTTGCTTAAAACCAAAGACGGTACCGGACGTGTGGCAGCCCATGAAATTATGATTTGCACTCCAGCTATCCGTAATCTGATTCGTGAAGCCAAGGTGCCACAGATGTATTCCTCTATCCAGACCGGGGGTGCTCTTGGAATGCAGACGCTAGACCAATGCCTGCAAGATCTGGTCAAGCGCAACGTTGTATCATCTGCAGAAGCGCGCACCAAGGCAGCTAACAAAGATACGTTTGTCGGTTAATCAGTGGGGTTATCAGGGGTTCATCATGGAAAGAGATCAGGCTACCGAGCTAATGCATAATCTGTTGCGAGGGATGATTACCCAGAAGGCATCTGACCTGTTTATTACAACCGGATTCCCACCCGCATTCAAGGTGGACGGCAAGATGACCCCCGTTTCACAACAGGTGCTGACACCGCAACACACTATGGAATTAGCGAATAGCATCATGAACGACCGCCAGGCCGCTGAATTCGAAGCGTCACACGAATGCAACTTTGCGATCAGTCCGGCTGGCATTGGTCGCTTCCGCGTTAATGTGTTTATGCAACAGCAGCGTATAGGCATGGTGTTACGCACCATCACTACGAAGATTCCCGATCTTACTCAAATGGGGATGCCAGAAGTACTAAAGGATGTGGCAA contains:
- a CDS encoding DUF167 domain-containing protein, producing the protein MLYVQPGAKSSKVIGLHGDALKIRLAAPPIEGRANEALLRFIADSFNVPLRNVELKQGALSRHKVVLVNSSTLEPESLLTSKNLSKTK
- a CDS encoding YggT family protein, which encodes MLSEALQFLFDTLLQPFAVILLLRFHLQWLRAPMRNPLGAFIMTITNFLVLRARRFIPSARGFDIATLLLAFVVEAIYLAATLWLQGLPIDFPVLGLLMWTAVKLLKLSLYLLMAALFIQALLSWFNPHSPMAGLMAAVTQPFLLPLQRRIPPFGNIDLTLLVLLIVCQLILIVPLRWLENLVLSLF
- the proC gene encoding pyrroline-5-carboxylate reductase, producing the protein MKVCFIGGGNMATALIGGLLKQNFVAAQVSVVEINVSHHAKLHNEFGVQAVTELEAGVAGSDVIVLAVKPQQLHEVAISLAPLLTGQLLISIAAGIRAADLAHWLGSQNIVRAMPNTPALIQSGITGLYALPAVSQVQCDTAQTILAAVGSTIWLKDEEMMDGVTAVSGSGPAYVFYFIEALQQAASELGFDAETARHLAINTFSGAVKLADASSDDVSVLRARVTSKNGTTERALLSMDANSVKQHIITAVQAAARRAKEMGDELGSAPC
- a CDS encoding YggS family pyridoxal phosphate-dependent enzyme yields the protein MTAITSNLQVVNHAITQAAYMAQRRKESIELLAVSKGFSAVAVREACQAGQRAFGESYIQEALDKIELLRDLPLQWHFIGPVQSNKTRAIATHFAWVHSIDRLKIAERLSAQRPASLPPLNVCIQVNVSGEDSKSGIAPGGLVELAQAVASLPQLELRGLMAIPAPAEGMEAQRIPFLKLHELMQQINTQGLALDTLSMGMSHDFSAAILEGATIVRIGTAIFGERNYGGNQ
- a CDS encoding type IV pilus twitching motility protein PilT, which encodes MDITELLAFGVKNKASDLHLSAGLPPMIRVHGDIRKINLPAMLHTEVHAMVYDIMNDGQRKIYEENKEIDFSFEIPGLARFRVNAFVHQRGAGAVMRTIPSKILTLADLKAPKILESIADYPRGMVLVTGPTGSGKSTTLAAMVNHRNEHEMGHILTVEDPIEFVHESKKCLVNQREVGAHTLSFQNALRSALREDPDIILVGEMRDLETIRLAMSAAETGHLVFGTLHTSSAAKTIDRIIDVFPADEKEMVRAMLSESLRAVISQTLLKTKDGTGRVAAHEIMICTPAIRNLIREAKVPQMYSSIQTGGALGMQTLDQCLQDLVKRNVVSSAEARTKAANKDTFVG